Proteins from a genomic interval of Colias croceus chromosome 2, ilColCroc2.1:
- the LOC123700012 gene encoding RNA guanine-N7 methyltransferase activating subunit, producing the protein MAELSTEDKDFLAQCEEEFKDRFTEKDEEFMKVFNAEPSVPPILENNWPSNNSRRYDRRNNRRFNPYDRDRYNNRDRRYHERGSSDSYHDRGSGENYSRGYSDYHQDDRSYGNRYDRRQY; encoded by the coding sequence ATGGCAGAATTATCAACTGAAGATAAAGATTTCCTAGCTCAGTGTGAAGAGGAGTTTAAAGACAGATTTACTGAAAAAGATGAAGAATTTATGAAAGTGTTCAATGCAGAGCCAAGTGTGCCTcctattttagaaaataactGGCCTTCTAATAACTCAAGACGGTATGATCGCCGCAATAATAGGCGATTTAACCCTTACGATAGAGATAGATATAATAACAGAGATAGAAGATATCATGAGAGAGGCTCCAGCGACAGTTACCATGATAGAGGATCTGGTGAAAATTATAGTCGAGGTTATAGTGATTATCATCAAGATGATAGAAGCTATGGTAACCGATATGATAGaagacaatattaa
- the LOC123705694 gene encoding transcription factor E2F7-like yields MYEDDNITSTPKRCVLTEVTNSSNYVSPTANLKLLTNVALHYPTPPPSTVHRKEKSLQILCDKFLDLYPLHGNGPVELQLDSTAARLGVEKRRMYDIINILEAMQCAVHKRKNTYLWHGASRLNSFLKMLKKQGENLRLSEVLRGRAPKPPAPKHKTLGVLAQRFLMLFLVEPPNRLINLEMAVSVLIDTNSKCKSTLSPEQMDRQHKSKVRRLYDIANVLISIGLIEKVYGNSILKKPVFKYVGVRTKKLDKADLFTPSPVTPVTVLHGSQQLTPCHVFAGKSKRKLEFTTPTTSTDKLGVTTPPHTPSHKWDEILLVADMELSRINNGVTL; encoded by the exons ATGTATGAAGATGATAATATAACTTCTACTCCAAAACGATGCGTGCTCACTGAAGTCACCAATTCGTCAAACTATGTCTCCCCAAcagcaaatttaaaattgttgacTAATGTGGCCTTGCATTATCCCACGCCGCCGCCGAGCACAGTACACCGCAAAGAAAAATCTTTGCAAATATTATGCGACAA ATTCCTGGATCTATATCCATTGCATGGAAATGGTCCAGTTGAGCTACAACTAGATAGTACAGCAGCTCGACTGGGGGTGGAGAAGCGGCGTATGTAcgacataataaatattttagaagctatgcaatgtGCAGTCCACAAGAGaaaaaatacatatctatGGCATGGTGCGTCAAGAttgaattcatttttaaagatGTTAAAAAAGCAAGGAGAAAATTTAAGACTGTCTGAAGTACTCCGGGGGAGGGCGCCAAAGCCACCAGCCCCCAAGCACAAGACTCTTGGAGTATTAGCACAAAGATTTCTCATGCTCTTTTTAGTGGAGCCTCCT AACAGACTGATTAATTTAGAAATGGCTGTAAGTGTACTCATAGACACAAACTCTAAATGTAAGTCAACATTATCACCAGAGCAAATGGATCGTCAACACAAATCCAAAGTGAGGAGGCTCTATGATATAGCCAATGTACTGATTTCAATTGGTCTCATAGAAAAGGTGTATggtaattcaatattaaagaaaCCAGTGTTTAAGTATGTGGGGGTTAGAACAAAAAAGCTTGATAAAGCGGATTTGTTTACACCATCTCCTGTGACACCGGTGACAGTGTTGCATGGGTCACAACAGCTCACACCGTGCCATGTGTTTGCTGGCAAGTCCAAACGTAAGTTAGAGTTCACCACTCCCACCACTAGCACGGATAAGCTAGGTGTGACCACTCCTCCACACACACCATCACACAAATGGGATGAAATTTTACTTGTAGCCGATATGGAGTTAAGTAGAATTAATAATGGAGTAACTTTGTAA
- the LOC123700028 gene encoding protein cereblon-like, with amino-acid sequence MSHKNNCKLDNQTPINARKKEENIILCRSCGNNISNASDIIAKESHSSLYSFNDTIFNEENILVQILRKDIIFQFTIITANHSNCIGFGEWEKEELWFPGYHWKPCLCPECGDIIGWLFENRNPEQTYTFNRFFVLILPNLLSEKVLQSLIAYPVL; translated from the exons ATGtcacacaaaaataattgcaaattaGACAATCAAACGCCAATAAATGCTCGAAAAAAAG AGGAGAATATTATACTATGCCGAAGTTGTGGTAATAACATATCGAACGCTAGTGATATAATTGCAAAGGAAAGTCATTCATCTCTATATTCTTTTAATGACACAATATttaatgaagaaaatatattggtTCAGATATTAAggaaagatattatatttcaattcaCTATAATTACCGCTAACCATTCCAATTGTATTGGATTTGGGGAG TGGGAGAAAGAAGAATTGTGGTTCCCTGGATATCATTGGAAACCATGTTTATGCCCTGAATGTGGAGATATAATTGGTTGGCTCTTTGAAAATCGTAATCCAGAACAAACCTATACATTTAATCGCTTTTTTGTACTTATTCTACCTAATCTTCTTAGCGAAAAAG TTTTGCAGTCCCTTATTGCATATCCAGTTTTATAA